The Planococcus liqunii genome includes a region encoding these proteins:
- a CDS encoding GNAT family N-acetyltransferase, translating to MENELSTHRFYLREFEKGDWPAVHRYAALEAVSRYQPWGPNTEEESRNYVEQLLEQAAKSDRVQFAFALVWKENGQLIGAGELFLQDRANRVGEIGYILHPDYWGKGIATEVAELLINFGFSKQGLHRIYATCDPANAGSKKVLQKAGMIWEGTLRENLRMKDGWRDSLVYGVLEQEWQSRSDSSWLSE from the coding sequence ATGGAAAATGAGCTTTCAACACACCGGTTTTACCTAAGGGAGTTCGAAAAAGGGGATTGGCCGGCTGTCCACCGGTACGCTGCACTCGAAGCCGTCAGCCGCTATCAGCCGTGGGGGCCCAATACAGAAGAAGAAAGCCGGAACTATGTCGAGCAATTGCTGGAACAGGCCGCAAAATCCGACAGGGTCCAGTTTGCTTTTGCCTTGGTTTGGAAAGAAAACGGCCAGCTGATCGGTGCTGGGGAACTGTTTCTTCAAGATCGGGCAAACCGTGTCGGAGAAATCGGCTATATCCTTCATCCGGATTACTGGGGGAAAGGAATTGCCACCGAAGTGGCGGAATTGCTGATTAACTTCGGATTCAGCAAACAGGGCCTCCACCGGATTTATGCCACATGTGATCCGGCAAATGCTGGATCTAAAAAAGTACTGCAAAAAGCGGGCATGATATGGGAAGGGACGCTCCGGGAAAATCTGCGCATGAAAGACGGCTGGCGGGATTCGCTGGTTTATGGAGTGCTGGAACAGGAATGGCAAAGCAGGTCGGATTCTTCCTGGCTGAGCGAATAA